The proteins below come from a single Drosophila kikkawai strain 14028-0561.14 chromosome 3R, DkikHiC1v2, whole genome shotgun sequence genomic window:
- the apn gene encoding protein apnoia, whose amino-acid sequence MAANQKIVFALVCLFLACDLALSQQQAANSSAAESDVAESRTFGHHFLRRISFALVPGAFVVGVITTLLAALTVVSIKGLGVGVILLVLAIGQMLSRALPVQAAAAYAAAPVPAPVPVVYSHSHTQQPVWLEKEW is encoded by the exons ATGGCCGCCAACCAGAAGATTGTGTTTGCTCTCGTGTGCCTGTTCTTGGCCTGTGATTTGGCGTTGAGTCAGCAGCAGGCTGCCAACAGTTCGGCTGCGGAGTCGGATGTGGCTG AGAGCCGCACCTTTGGCCACCACTTCCTGCGTCGCATCAGCTTTGCCCTGGTGCCCGGCGCCTTTGTGGTGGGCGTGATCACCACCCTGCTGGCGGCCTTGACTGTGGTGTCCATTAAGGGTCTGGGCGTGGGCGTCATTCTGCTGGTGCTGGCCATCGGTCAGATGCTGTCCCGCGCTCTGCCCGTCCAAGCAGCTGCCGCCTATGCCGCCGCACCCGTTCCGGCTCCAGTGCCCGTGGTCTACTCCCACTCTCACACCCAGCAGCCCGTGTGGCTGGAGAAGGAGTGGTAG
- the LOC108074065 gene encoding uncharacterized protein: MTAGSSRSLTLSWHVLLGLCLCLLLSLHLSLGQDAATHSEDLNPFMGRSQAATNSVSYFRASIPMRIYECLREFSMLHCTKLYVLRKMEERTKMPSTGNLTRDFLDQFFGEETQMGSLVAKKYLSMSEKELNQRLVVNFQRFFKHRDLKLHFLNGMLVKIVPSKDNKLKFSLKKASKSRMGRARRRETEEMDLNLINLPSISGGGVNSGSVENYEPEPEGDSKQQGLGGGGGVAGGDAGGGGILGKRKKKNSYKVTMMQVAVPMLIFPVVLLGSLLPFILPALKMATILSLVLNNGAFMAALMYAARTQFNTHEEQHISYS, translated from the exons ATGACCGCTGGCTCCTCAAGATCCTTGACCTTATCCTGGCATGTCCTACTTGGACTCTGCCTCTGTCTCTTGCTCAGCCTCCATCTTTCACTTGGCCAAGATGCCGCTACCCATAGTGAAGACTTGAACCCGTTCATGGGCCGCAGTCAGGCGGCGACGAATAGTGTGTCATACTTTAGGGCGTCGATCCCAATGCGGATCTACGAGTGCCTGCGCGAGTTCAGCATGCTGCACTGCACCAAGCTGTATGTGCTTCGGAAGATGGAGGAGCGGACCAAGATGCCCAGCACTGGCAACCTGACCCGCGATTTTCTGGATCAGTTCTTCGGCGAGGAGACCCAAATGGGCAGCCTGGTGGCCAAAAAGTACCTGAGCATGTCTGAGAAAGAGCTCAACCAGCGGCTGGTGGTCAACTTTCAGCGGTTCTTCAAGCACCGCGATCTTAAGCTGCACTTCCTCAACGGAATGCTGGTGAAGATCGTGCCCAGCAAGGACAACAAGCTCAAGTTCTCGCTCAAGAAGG CTTCCAAATCTCGTATGGGACGAGCCCGGAGACGTGAGACTGAGGAGATGGACCTCAACCTGATCAACCTTCCGTCCATCAGCGGCGGTGGCGTCAACAGTGGCAGCGTGGAAAACTATGAGCCAGAGCCGGAGGGCGATTCCAAGCAACAGGGTTTGGGTGGTGGAGGCGGTGTGGCCGGTGGCGATGCCGGTGGCGGGGGTATTTTAGGAAAGCGCAAGAAAAAGAACTCGTACAAGGTGACCATGATGCAGGTGGCGGTGCCAATGCTAATCTTCCCTGTAGTCTTGCTGGGTAGCCTGCTGCCTTTTATACTGCCTGCGCTTAAGATGGCCACCATCCTGTCGCTGGTTTTGAACAATGGAGCCTTCATGGCGGCCTTAATGTACGCAGCCCGGACGCAGTTCAATACCCACGAGGAGCAGCACATCAGCTACAGTTAG